A stretch of the Sphingobacterium thalpophilum genome encodes the following:
- a CDS encoding M23 family metallopeptidase, with translation MSLVFAIPIGTKAQLSISLPLSDLTVTSPFGWRTHPVTGKSDFHNGVDFAARSDPVFNVLDGWVKETGKHKLLGKYIRIVHGEVETIYGHLSNILVSPRDTVIAGQPIAITGSTGRVTGEHLHFSVKFNGKFLDPLKFLRRIKEQSDQSLNIE, from the coding sequence ATGTCGCTCGTTTTTGCCATTCCGATAGGAACGAAAGCACAACTGTCAATTTCCCTGCCGTTATCCGATCTTACGGTGACTTCTCCTTTTGGTTGGCGTACCCACCCGGTAACAGGAAAATCAGATTTTCACAACGGTGTTGACTTTGCCGCCCGTTCCGATCCCGTTTTCAATGTACTTGACGGTTGGGTTAAAGAAACCGGAAAACATAAGTTACTCGGCAAGTACATACGCATAGTACACGGCGAAGTAGAAACCATTTACGGGCATCTTTCCAATATACTCGTTTCACCGCGCGACACGGTTATAGCGGGACAGCCTATCGCCATCACTGGAAGCACGGGCAGGGTAACGGGAGAACACCTGCATTTTTCGGTGAAATTCAACGGTAAATTCCTTGACCCTTTGAAATTCCTACGCAGGATAAAAGAACAATCAGATCAATCCTTAAACATCGAATAA